The following nucleotide sequence is from Ornithodoros turicata isolate Travis chromosome 2, ASM3712646v1, whole genome shotgun sequence.
CTCCCTCACACGCTCACGCACACTACATTGCATCTCTGCGTCTCTTTTTGTCCACAAAACGCACGCATTCACCATCCTCATCAACCATAGCTAGGAAATATAGTCacgtttagccctggccaatctcccttgatGGATGTTGGCCAGAGACTCGGGAAGAAGAAGAGGCATTTGCGTGTCGAGTTGTACAAGCACGTGCCTGCAATCCTCTGTGTGTTCCAGTGGTGCAGTGCTTCAGTTCCGAGATTTACTGAACAAGTAAGAATTATAGACGTCCTTACCTTGGGAAACGACATTTTCATCCATGCTCCTCATGATATTGATTCATATACAATGGCTGTTCCACGTCGCTGGTTAAATCAATAGAGTGTCAGCGCAGGCATAGAACTCAGGTTGTCATACGTGCACAACAGATAGTAGATTCTAGTATAAGTGTTTAAAACCTTCACAGACCTTTCAGATCGCCTAACCATTGTTCACATTATCTAATGCAGGTTTGGCGATCCAATGAGAAAGCTGAAACGCATGAATAGGATAATTCTTGCGACCACGTTCATCATCATGGTGGTTCATTATATTCCCGCTGCTCTGTGGTACGCTGTTTATGGTGGGAATCCTTTCAATCGCGTGACCTCCTCCCAATATCGTATTCGAACCAAAGGCTGTAATGTGCGTGAATTCGACCCCTTCCACCCTACGGTCGGAAAGTTCATCCAGAAGGTGCAAGAGCCCCGTTGCCCAGGTAAAGCCGACTTCATCACAACTTACGACGAACTGCCGCACATTGATACAGAAGCTTTATCCGCACACGGGGTATCTGTAACCGAACTGCGATGCTTTTATCGTGAGATTTTCGCAAACTATTCAATGCCAGTACCAGACAAAAACTATTACTACGGGCCAACGATGCCTTTGCAGTTCGGACGTCCACTGAAAAAAGAATTTCTGCATGTCCATTGCTCGACGACCAATTCCACGCAGGTCTTTCACGAACAATTCCTCTTCAACCCGATAATGAAACAAGACGTCGAAGACCGATGCCGTGATGCTCCCCGCGCAAGGGATCACCACAACCTGAGTGTCATCTTCTTGGGCATCGACTCTATATCGTACCTTAATTTCAAAAGACACCTACCACTGACAGGCAGCTTCATCCGCAAACACATAGACGCCTTCGAGCTGCACGGCTACAACAAAGTCGGCGACAACACCTTTCCCAACCTGATGGCGATGGTTGCAGGCATGTCTGTTGCAGAGATCGAGGCCATAACAGAGGATGGTTTCTTCGACGGCGTTAAACTTTTCTGGATTCCATACGCCCGCCGTGGATATAGGACCTCGTTTCAAGACGAATTTGGTTACTACGGGATGTTTCATTACTGTTTCAAGGGCTTCCGTAATCCTCCAACAGACTACTACATTCATCCAGTTAGCCTACTTCTTCGCGAACATCTCGAGAACGTGTCGCAATATCACGATGAGGGTGTACCATGCATCAGGCAGACCCTAAGCACGGAGTACTATCTAGATTACCTGACCCGCCTCCTTAAGCATACAAAAGTTGGTCTATTTTTCTACATATTATACCTCGGTACGATGACTCACGATTATGTGAACAACGCTGGATATATGGATGCACTGTTACGGAGGTTTTTCGGCAAGATCGAACAGGTTCTCAACAGGACGGTGCTGGTTTTCTTCAGTGACCATGGT
It contains:
- the LOC135383502 gene encoding uncharacterized protein LOC135383502, coding for MRKLKRMNRIILATTFIIMVVHYIPAALWYAVYGGNPFNRVTSSQYRIRTKGCNVREFDPFHPTVGKFIQKVQEPRCPGKADFITTYDELPHIDTEALSAHGVSVTELRCFYREIFANYSMPVPDKNYYYGPTMPLQFGRPLKKEFLHVHCSTTNSTQVFHEQFLFNPIMKQDVEDRCRDAPRARDHHNLSVIFLGIDSISYLNFKRHLPLTGSFIRKHIDAFELHGYNKVGDNTFPNLMAMVAGMSVAEIEAITEDGFFDGVKLFWIPYARRGYRTSFQDEFGYYGMFHYCFKGFRNPPTDYYIHPVSLLLREHLENVSQYHDEGVPCIRQTLSTEYYLDYLTRLLKHTKVGLFFYILYLGTMTHDYVNNAGYMDALLRRFFGKIEQVLNRTVLVFFSDHGIRYGNIRTTFIGRYEDRQPFAFLVFPRWFLNANPAVLNALEANQKRLTTPYDIHATFVEFLNFPRTAESKTKRGLSLLHEIPENRTCDDASIPREWCSCEAADQDISMSDPLVMAMGRNVVKKINAWLEKHWRLCFPLTLDYVLDIATGYSSEEERQQNITHYWVTVQTRPSAAIFEATVRANHSSGDVNVVGDISRCNKYGDQSYCIKDRWLEKFCVCRLKQGRKRHFLVNLYRHTFG